GCGGATTGGCAAGCAGCTGCGCCTCGTTGCGCGTGATCAGGTAGTTCAGCTTGCCCTGCAGGAATATAGCGTTACGGGTGAAGGGCTGCGGGTTGATCGGGTTGCCGCTATAGACCTGCTGGCCGAAGATCGAGCCCGGCGGGCAGCCGATGCAGTTCTCGAACAGGTCGAACGGCGACGTGCCCGTCCACTGGATGCCCGAATTGTTCGTGTCGTTGTTCGAGGTGATGTCGACGACTTTGACTTCGAATACGACCTGCGGCGCCGGGATGTCGGCGAGCGCGAGGTAGTTCCGAGCGGATTGGATGATGTCCGGCGTGCCGCTCACGAGCAGCGTGTCCGTACGCGCGTCGATCGAGAAGCTGCTCGCCGGAATCACGGTGGCGAGCTGCTTGGCGAGGTCGGCCGGCGTTGCATACTTGATCGGGAACGCGACCTGCTGCGACGCGACTTGACCTGCCTGTCCGAATTCGGCGGCGAGGTCGGCCGGCGTTCCGACGACATACACGTTGCCGACTTGCCGGTAGTCCAGACCGCTCGAACGCACGATGAGATCGAGCGCCGTCTTGAGCGGCACATCGGACAGGTCCACTGTGACCGTGCCGTGCACGTTCTGCGTGGCGACGATGTTCTGACCGCTCTCGTTGGCGAGCAGTTTAAGGACGTCGAGGATATCAGCGTTCTTCACCGAGATGCTGATCGTGCGCGCGCTGCCGTACTGCGTGGGCATCGAAGGCGCCGACTCGTTCGACGCGGCGGCTGCCCGCGCGGGCACCGCTGCCGAAGCGTGCATGCGACCGGGTACCTTGCAGTAGAACTTTCCGCCCGGCAGCCACGGATTTTGCGTCGCGGCCGGATGCGGCGCGGGCGCAGCCGCTGCTACCACTCGCGGCGCTGCGACGCGCGCAGGCGCGGGTTTCGCGACGGTCGGCTTCTGCGCGGCGGGTTTCGTCACGGCAGGCTTTTGCGGCGCGGGCTTCTGCACGACCGGCTTCACCGCGGCCGCTTTTTGCGCCGCAGGTTTTGCCGGGGCAGCAACGCTCGCCACCACTTTGGCGGGCATAGCTTTCGGCGTGGTCGGCTTGGCCGCGGCAGGCTTCGCAGCCGCCGGTTGCGTCTGCGGTTGTGCCTGTGCCTGCGACGCGGGAACGTTGTACGCGACTTGATCGGTGCGAAGCGCAAGCGTCACGGTCTTCGCGCCACCGGCGCCCTGAAGATCGTAGCGGGCGTCGCCGCGGGATTCCACGACGATGCGCATCACGGCCGGCGAAGTCGAGAACTGGCCGACGCGGACCTGGCGGATCGAGCCCCCGGAGAATCCGACGACTTTGGTCTGACCGCCGTACGACGCCGGCGAGAGATCCACGACGAGATCCTCAAGTCCGGCTTTCGTGTCTACCGAGAATCGCTGGACATGCGCGGTCACGCTCTTCGCCGCCGAGACGACGACGGTGAACGAACCGGCCTGCTTTCCATAAGCGACGTCGGTAACCGGGTTTGGTCCTGCGCTCACGGCCGGCGTTGCCGCGATTCCCGCGCTCAAGCCGAACACGCTTGCGAGTAACCCCGCGACCGCCGACCGAAGATGCCGATGCATTGTCCTTAACCCCCTAGCGAGAAGTGACGCTCTTCTTTGTCTGTTGCGAGCGTTACCGAGTCGGAATCGATGGCGACAACGCGAAACTTATTCGCGACGTAGTCACCGGCGTGAACGATGTACGACGATCCATCCGCTGTGATGATAGCGGTGTAGCCGCCATCGCGCACGATGCCCGTCACTTGGATGCCGTCCCAGATCGAGGTTTTCGGAGCACCCTCAAAACCGGGCAGCGTTGGGATGTGCGGGAACGTGCTCACCGCGACTGCCTTTGCCGGTGCGGATCCGCCAGGCGCGTACAGCGCGACGAATGGATCCGAACGGCCCGTTCCCGGCAACGGCTTTGCATAGAGAACCGGCACCGGTGTGGATTGCGCCGGCGGCGGCGTCTGCGTGAGCTCGGCCTGCGAGACCGCGGGCGTCACCGGACCTTGGTCGGGCGGCGGACCGCTCGAACAAGCCGCGGCGATCGCGCCGAGAACCAAAACCGACATCCCGCGAGCGAACGAATTCACGGCGCTTATCCTCCGTTGCCCGGCGCCGGCGCGGCGTTCGTCTGCGGTGTCACCGGCTGGCCGGCGGTCAGGCGATACGCTTTGATCGGCAGTACGATGTGCAGACTGGGTGTTTC
Above is a genomic segment from Candidatus Eremiobacteraceae bacterium containing:
- a CDS encoding secretin N-terminal domain-containing protein, which produces MHRHLRSAVAGLLASVFGLSAGIAATPAVSAGPNPVTDVAYGKQAGSFTVVVSAAKSVTAHVQRFSVDTKAGLEDLVVDLSPASYGGQTKVVGFSGGSIRQVRVGQFSTSPAVMRIVVESRGDARYDLQGAGGAKTVTLALRTDQVAYNVPASQAQAQPQTQPAAAKPAAAKPTTPKAMPAKVVASVAAPAKPAAQKAAAVKPVVQKPAPQKPAVTKPAAQKPTVAKPAPARVAAPRVVAAAAPAPHPAATQNPWLPGGKFYCKVPGRMHASAAVPARAAAASNESAPSMPTQYGSARTISISVKNADILDVLKLLANESGQNIVATQNVHGTVTVDLSDVPLKTALDLIVRSSGLDYRQVGNVYVVGTPADLAAEFGQAGQVASQQVAFPIKYATPADLAKQLATVIPASSFSIDARTDTLLVSGTPDIIQSARNYLALADIPAPQVVFEVKVVDITSNNDTNNSGIQWTGTSPFDLFENCIGCPPGSIFGQQVYSGNPINPQPFTRNAIFLQGKLNYLITRNEAQLLANPRISALDNQPASLLVGTQYPIVYFDPKAGNFQVNYVDIGVKINITPVINSDGYITTQLHAERSTITGLVQTFPILDQREADSTLRVKDGDTIVLGGMLDDETTKSLAKIPVLGDIPIFGALFRNIQTSKLHNEVVFLITPHIVAEK